A stretch of DNA from Fibrobacter sp. UWB13:
ATAAGTTTCAGGGCGGCCTGCAATATGGGAACTGCGAAGCCCTTCGCCCAAGAATCGCGCTGTATCAATGATCGAAATCATGTTGTCGATAGGGCGAATAGTGCCTGCCGCTGCAAAATGCGGAACCCACGTGGAACCAAGCTGAATCACATCAGGAGCGACATCATTTGAGTCGGCAAACGTGAACGTGATTTTTCTGAACGCTTCACCCCAGCTAAGCGATGTCAGCTTGACCGGGATTCCCGTCTCTCGATAGAACTTTTTCACAAGGCGCTTCATCGCATTTTTCGAGCCAAGACCATTGTCCATGACCCAAATCGAAAGCGTATCTGCCGAAGTCGCCGCCGCAGCGGGGGCAGCAAAAGCGCCAAACACGAGGCCAGCGCAGATCGCGAGCCGTGCATAACTTGTGGCAAGAATCTTCGAGACGAGGCTTATCATTGAGCGAGTCTTCCGAAATCTTCAAAGAAATGGGGATAAGTCTTGTTCACACACGCAGGGTCGAGAATCTTGATGGGCACGCCACCGAGCGAGACAAGGCTAAAGCACATCGCCATGCGGTGGTCATTGTAAGTTTCAATCGTCGCCGGCAGCAATTCCTTCGGCGGTTCAATTGTAATCGAATCCATGTCAGAAGAAACGGTCGCACCGACCTTGCGGAGTTCTGCAACCATAGCAGCAATGCGGTCGGTTTCCTTCACACGCCAGCTACCAATGCCGCGAATCGTCGTCGGAGCATCCGCAAACAAGGCAAGCACAGCAAGCGTCATTGCGGCATCGGGAATTTCAACAGCGCTAAAATCACCAAGGCTGCGCAAGCGGCGATCCTTAGGTCCCTTGCAGATAATGCACTTTTCGCCACTGGGTTCAACGCTCGGAGTAACATCAACACCCATGCGCTTCAGGACATCGATAAAGGCAATATCGCCCTGAATACTGTCTTCACTGATTCCCAAGACCTTCACTTCACCGCCAGAAATAGCGGCTGCAGCAAGAGGATAAGTGGCAGAGCTTGCATCGCTCTCTACATAGTAGTCACCGGGGCTCTGGTAAACGCCCTGTGGCACATAGAAATCCGTCAGGTCATTGTGGCGCACATTCACGCCAAAGCACTTCATCACGTCGAGCGTGAGTTCGATGTACGGTGCAGAAATCAGTTTGCCTTCCACATGGATGTGGAGCGGGGTTTTGCAGTACGGAGCGCAAATCAAAAGGGCCGTGAGGTACTGGCTCGAAATGTTACCACGAACGCTCACATCGCCGCCCTTGAGACCATCAGCCTTGATGCGGACCGGCGGGTAACCTTCGGATTCCAAATACTTGATGTCGGCACCAAGCGTACTGAGAGCCTCGACCAAGTCGCGGATCGGGCGTTCGCCCATGCGTTCTTCACCGCGCAAAATGAACTTGCCCCAGCCAAGCGAAAGTGCGGCCGTCA
This window harbors:
- the aroA gene encoding 3-phosphoshikimate 1-carboxyvinyltransferase; its protein translation is MNDSQFRPSFKQLDAYHSFSGSIRVPGSKSITNRVLLISAIANGTTRLHNLLRSDDTRYMGEALKRLGVKVDFSDDYTDAVVEGHGKPFDAGNFPVELYLGNAGTAMRSLTAALSLGWGKFILRGEERMGERPIRDLVEALSTLGADIKYLESEGYPPVRIKADGLKGGDVSVRGNISSQYLTALLICAPYCKTPLHIHVEGKLISAPYIELTLDVMKCFGVNVRHNDLTDFYVPQGVYQSPGDYYVESDASSATYPLAAAAISGGEVKVLGISEDSIQGDIAFIDVLKRMGVDVTPSVEPSGEKCIICKGPKDRRLRSLGDFSAVEIPDAAMTLAVLALFADAPTTIRGIGSWRVKETDRIAAMVAELRKVGATVSSDMDSITIEPPKELLPATIETYNDHRMAMCFSLVSLGGVPIKILDPACVNKTYPHFFEDFGRLAQ